The following is a genomic window from Branchiostoma lanceolatum isolate klBraLanc5 chromosome 10, klBraLanc5.hap2, whole genome shotgun sequence.
TCCCCGTTTATATCGCCAAACCCATGTTTGTACTCCTCCCAGGTCCGGTTGAAGGGAACCGACCCGTCCTGTCGCCGCTGGATCACAGTCCAGCCGCCTCCTGTGGGAAAACGCTCATAATTTCTTTGTAGACTGTAAAGGGGACTATTATTTGATAACGTCACAGAAAGTGTTCGTTTTGTCACTAAAAATATTTATAGTAATGCAGCTGATGGACTCATTGTGATGTTCTGCATTTCAGCTTGCCTTATGTGATAATGTTATAAAAATATATTGCGCAGAAGCTGATGAAGGCTTTTGAAGGCAAACCCGGATTCACACCTGCGCCATAGCACCACCATTTTCCCATTTATTGTTTATCTTATCAGGAGCGTACATTCAGGtaatttttatttgttttcatgCAACACCGGCCATCGgttatactagtacagtacctGCTGTATCCATGTGACAGTAGGCCTGTACACCGAACAAGGGGGAGCCAAGTGTGTAGACTCCACTGGTCGTCTGTCCGGAGGCTTTAAACGCAGAGCAGTCTGAAACGGGAGCCGGCAGTAAGCACCAGTGGACAGTGACAATTAACGATTGTGATGGATGTGTCTGATTTAGAATAAACTATAATGATATGTTAGTCAAGAGTAGCAGATTGATCGTCTGTAAAGttggtaacataacataacataacataacgttTACTTGCACTTTTGTACTTTATGGCATGAGAACCGTGAGATACTCTGACTCCAACTCACCTGCACGAAAGGCAGACTTGAGACGATCAGCTAAACTGTCGACCCTGGACGTCAGATCGGACTGGTCACTCTGTAAGGCGCCCACCATGGACGTCAGATCGGACTGTTTACTCTGTAAGGCTTTAAATGCAGAGTTGTCTGAAACGGGAGCCGACAGTAAGCAACAGTGGACAGATTCCATGTAACGATTGTGATGGACACATCTAATTTACAATCAATTGTTCTAAAAAAATTTCAGATGTTAGACAATAGTAGCAAATTGATCGGCGGCAATATaggtaacataacataacccTGGCGATTTATGACCAAACTAGTCCATAAACGTTGCATAACAAAACTGTAGGCATCGAGAGAAAAACAAATGTTTCTAATGGGAACTTCCGACtgatattaaaaaaagaataattgaAACGAAAATATGGAGGTCGTAGATAGTGTCACCGGCCTAGGATGACCTGAATTGATTGCATCGCAATGTCTGCATGCAGTTGCGAAGagcaatgtttgtgtgtgactATCTAAAAACGCCACAACtgtgcatgatacatgtatgttaatatTAATCACTGCTGCAAGACACAACACGTGCACGTTGTTACAGCACCAGAACCGTGAGACAAACGGACCTTCCAACTCACCTGCAGGAAGAACAGACTGGAGACGACCAGCTAAACTGTCGACCCTGGACGTCAGATCGGACTGTTTACTCTGCAAGGTGCCCACCATGGACGACAGACGATCCACTTTAATGCGGTCCGTTTCCTCCCTGATTTTCATGGACACGGACTTCAGGGAGTAACTCGCGCCTCTCCAGCCGTACCACATCACACCTCGTGACAACGGACAGGAGTTCCCGCAGTTGCCCAGGTAGGGGCCGTTGAGGTAGGAGTTGCCGCAGCTCCGAAACCACCAGCCGCCCTGTCCGTACTGCTGAGAGCAATGGACGCTGCTGACATCATTGTCACGGTCCAGTGTGGAGAACCTACCTCCGTTGTTGTCCAAGGAGTCCCCGGCGTTGCCCGAAAATCCGGAAATGTACAGCCTGTATCCGTCCGATTCACCGGACACCCTGGATAGAGATCATTGAAGCAGACAAATGTTAGTTACCTTCGTTTAGATTTTTATATTCTAGACCAAGTTTCtgtctgtgtatatgtgtatatatattacTTACTACACCACTATGCTCTGTGTGTAACTGCTAGCTAGATTCTGCTGGCTTTGCCCAAGAACAAGAGGAAAGTACTTTTCCGTCTTCCTGTTTATTGCCATGAGGCTTCCTGACTGTGTGATATCTTCATAGAATTCGAACTAGAAGGAATATTACAAACCGGAATGTGCTGTATTCGGCAAAAGCTTTCCTGTCGTCCCAGTCCTGGATATCAAGTCGAAGCCAATAGTTTCTCTTGTTGGTCAGGAGGTGGATGTTCTCGTTCCCTAGCCAGTACTCCCCGTCCTTGTTCCCAAAGCCCTGTTTGTACTCCTCCCAGGTCCGGTTGAAGGGAACCGACCCGTCCTGCCGCCGCTGGATCACAGTCCAGCCGCCCCCTGTACATATATGTGTGGCGCCAACATTAAAGGTGTCAAAAGGAAGAAGCACGTTGTGGATTATGAAAtggagggacgtccctaaccgaaactaggtactcatttccacctggatggagagaggaaagtcgtgtataatgactttcccaagggcacaacatcggtgccGTGTCATAGATTCGAACCATTTATTTATATTCTATTGTAACCCTGGATTAGAAAATAGCAATTCACTAAACAACATCAACACGAAGGACCAAAATAGAATTACAGCAACCCCCGTGACTTTATACTACATTACCTGCtgtgtccatgtcacagtaggCCTGTACAACGGAGCCAAGTGTGTAGACTCCACTGGTCGTCTGTCCGGAGGCTTTAAATGCAGAGCAGTCTGAAACGGTAAGGGACGCTTGTAAATGTATATGAGTATATAAAGACACCACATCTGTATATGATATGTTGTTGTAACATAAGTTGTAGGTACCATGTTGCAAACGTTATCACTAAGACGCTGTAAGACACAACACGTGCAGCATCAGAACCGTGAGATACTCGGACCCTCCAACTCACCTGCAGGAGGAGCAGTCGTGGCAGCTGGAGTTTCAATGGTCGACTCTGTACGGGAAATCTGTAACAAAGGAGACACGTATTGAAAAGAGGTCAAACATTAGTGTTAAAACCTCTACTATCAACTTAACATCTAATCTGTGACGTAATAGCATCTCCTCACCCTACATGGGTTTAAAGTTCGAATGtaaaaggttttttttctgtacactaacatctctccctctctctctctctctatatatatatatacagagagagagagagagagagatgttagtgtacagaaaaaaaaccttatacatgtatatatatatatatatatatatatatatatatatatatatatatatatatatatatatatatatatatttatatatatatatatatatatatttatatatatatatacatttagctAAGCCTTTCCAGACAAAATCGTttattaacgttgggtaacataaattcgggatttttccgataatggttgactgaaatcaatctagcagaacaataaaccatcctttttttctataattctgtcagtatcatgtactatctttgcactaatcatatatatggtagattttgtctctagtcgtgctgacaccataatatttcaacttgaaactaccgtccgccgcacacaCAATGACGgagctgtcggacaggggggcacattaattcgggagagaagattcgtcttgaatatcttaccgctaatcacattttatacagcagctattcgttccatccttggcttgaggagagtgctatggatatagacgtgtccaagtaaaaaaaaatacacgaaaaaacggccgtaccgcacacatcaggccacttcgggaacaacccgtgtgttgagtcggtagaactcaaagtcggcccatcgtcatcatcgggcaacgtgtaacgttacattattcatggcaagtcagctggatgccgtagcattggtaatactactatgtccatgtgttccttgttgtgttaggagcaaactttgaggaaaatattttcCTCAGTCCACCACACACGCAgcttttagacaaaaaagtgttcctcacaaacctttgtcgtctgcttgacaacaggattgtggttaacaatatggcggcgggaaaatacacgtgccgtaggttgtagcaacagagaggagttttgatgattgatcacatttagaatccagttgcaggttagcaaaaatAGATTGTAAtaatttgttttgtaaataattgtgtttagtaggaagcggatgtgacatttttcttataaaccagccgacaaccatgttgtgtaattctcccacaaagccctcagactgttccaataagggacgaagagtttttgacctcgtcgccttataatgcatgcttatcgaagcttttcagacagtgttctgaatacgtaagtctgtcaggtttgcatttctagcggtattactgatgttgcatctagcacatatccataaataccccgttttcgaaaaatcgcgaatttaagtaccccgcgaatttatgttacccaacgttacatctatGTGCAGCCATAgaaggtgtgtttttttcaacatACTGGTGCATGAGAACTTCATTGACATGGAAAAAGAATCTTCATAGAAAATGAACAATTGATTCTGATTTGCAGGTGACCCTTGCACTCTTGGAAAAGATCGTTGTGATTTGTAGATAATCTGTCGGAGGGTGTTTCAAATATCTATTCGTGTTCCAGTTCACACTTTACCCTGACGGTGTGACTGTACAGTCATCAGAATCCAATCCGAGCAGTATGCTTGGCTAGGAGTCAAGTTCATCTGATGTCACGCATATCTTACTCCATTTAGAAGGCGGCCTAAACAGTGTCAGAGGGCCTGGCGTCCGTGGGGCTCTCCTGGCTGTGGCGCAGGGCAAAACATCCTTGCAAGGGgctcaaacttaaaacacttttTACAAACCAAAATTACATAAACGCCATCAAAATATTGACCATAGCATGACCAGAACAGTAGATATGAAAAGCGGACAGAAAACACCACAGTTATGCTGTACACAATAACACCCATTCACCCACAGATTGTCAAATAAACGGCATCAAATACAAAACCTTGTAATGAAGGTCTGCTCAGTATTGAGTCACGTTAAAGATATGTACATGATAGCTAAATAAGAACGTTGGAATAAGGATTGTACcattaacaagtttttgttgttgtttctctgttcagtgtccagaaaTAGAAGGCGTTTTCTAGTCTAAGATAAATATACCGTGCTTTACCTGGGTTTGGAGACGACTTTCTAGTTCTTGTAGCTCCTGTGTCAGGTTCTGTTCCAGCTGGGCACTCCTGACTTTCTCCTCCGACAGTTCAGCAGACAAAATGTCCACCCTAGACAGCAGAGTTTCCATCATCGACGACGGGCGATCCACTTGATTCTTCAAGCGGCCCGTTTCCTCCTTGTTCTCGGCGACCTGCCGCTCGAGAGCCGCAGTGCTGGTGGTTGAGCTGACGGTACTGCTGTCCTGGGCTCGGGCAGGGAAACTGCCGGACAGGAGGAAGACAGCGAGCAGTAAGACCTTCGCCATCTTGGTGGAAGTCGAGTTAACAAACTGTGGCAATGCGCTCCCGGCCCGGGCGTTTCCTGACTAAATGATTGCCAGCCCAGGGCAGAAGTAAGTCACGCACGAGCGTGTCTGTTGGATTTGGCACTAACACATGGCGAGGGTCCAAGTTCATGGCTAGGAGCCAAGTTCATGGCTAGGGACCGAGTTCGTTTGGTGTAATGCATTGTATTTTACGTAAAAAGGATTTGACCATTTAAAAGAGCTATTATATTCAGAATGATAAACGTAACAAAGTAATATTAATCAGTAGtgttataaatgaatgaaagcaAATGTTCTACACATATGTTGGCACCGCGTAGCGTAGCGATTGTCCATGGCAGCCAAGAGGCTCTGAACTCTTTTTGACCTGTGGATACATGTCAGCATAGTCCTGATAAACTGTGTGCCTGGCCCACCCGCTGGAGTACCTCCACATGTCGCTAGCCGGTGCCCGCGCACTGTCTAGCCGAGGTGAGACTCTCTGCCACGTGTGCCCGGCCTAATGCTGAAGTACCGCCACATGgctgattcgccccccccccctcataacttctgaacggtatgatgtatcattcccaaatatgtagggagtgatgttcatgttaagttttataattcctagaattttaatgacgttatgacgtaatatgacgtaatcatgacgtcattgacgtgattttattggctaaataggcaattcccgtaatatctaaaggtattaaacaaactAGTGGTAACTACGTTGGCGTCAAAATGAcatcattaaatgacgtcacgtgttgttagcgaccacTTGGGATCCGCCCTCTTGGattggccattttgaaattttcaaaaacactttttttacTACTTATGACCCAAAAAATACTAAATATAGactggaaacgttaatctaaatgtttctggtaaagaaaatgcaacgtagtgacgattttgaaggcgaaaaagcctgttgatacctaaaatagtgtaatgatccgccatcttggattttgaccgattaagTCATCAAATTAATTAGCATagattatgaatatcaaatcatgaaagttacatcttattacatatgatgctatacatgtaggaaaactagtgtggttgagcaagaaaaccttacattgttttaaaaaaaatagtgatttttgcataaaatgcctttcagaaacccgttgccatggcaacacgaaaaatgattgacttatactattatcataatattgttgccaacaaaattttaggaaaagtcaccaagtttggtagtcctagcacatGTCGTTCGGCAgctatacgatgtcaaagttggcgcgggcacttctagccccccccccagtctggatagggttaactaTTTCATCCCCACCATAATAAGGTCGCATGGCCACCTTTTTTCGaagctttcttgttttctttaaatctgtttctttgtttgttggtttgtgccTTTATTCACACTCGAAATTGCTCAAGGgtcgcttttcatagaggtcaagTTGGGAGGCCGTTAGACCGCACTTTGACCCCCCAGCAGCTGGCGTGACGCGGAACAGCGAGGAAGTCACAAGACAGCTCTGAGTTTCCCAAAAATTCTTAGACTTCTCAATACCTTCTTAAGAAAGATGGCTGTGCCTTCCGTCCAGCTTCCTTCGGGTGTTAAGATGCCGGTTCTCGGGCTTGGTACGTGGAAATCCAAACCAGGAGAGGTAAAGGTTTAATTTTTGATACAGTTGCAACAAAGTGCGGGACTGGACAAAcctttgtactctccaagcagaggttaggctccgtcTTGTcttggacgtctttttaggcgttttatcGGGCTTCTTATTTGTCAgggtttttttgtttttcctgtCAGACGGAGAGAAAACTTGACAAATAGAAATCCCGATGAAAACGCTTAACATGACGTCCAAAACAAGACGGATTCTAGCCTCTGCTTTGAAAGTAGAACCTTTGTACTTTGTAGAAAAAATTCTACATTCCCCAGTAGCATAACTCCTTAAACTCTCTGGCCTTCATTGCAAAACCGCTATTGCAGCACAGTAGTGAAGGAACTCTCACTGAATCTTTACTTTGAATGCTGATCATGATTTTCTCCTTTGCTGACGCGGTCGGTTTGAGTCCGTGCGAGGCAAAAAGGGGAGGGGCGGTCAATAAACGCCTGTAACGGATGTTTGCACAAAATCCATTGACTAACGGCGAAACTCACTGGCTGTTCTTTGCTTGCTTCGTTGTTTGTGAGTTGATTTCTTTGTGCATGTATTCATCAGTTCCTGCCCAGCTGAAGATTCCACACACTCTACTCACGTCTCTCTAGTCttttatacttttatatttAAAAGCGGTGACTAGACACATAAGTAAGTCACACTGGacgaagaaaacaaataaaaccagggggcccaaacctacaccactttttcattacatcacaagctatctgccacctaaaaatcaaggaaatagcacgtccaagtcaaaagatacaaaaatggaacttctgctgcagtaccaaggtcacataccagggagcccaaaatcggcCTTGAAtatcggcttcacaacacccgcccacataccaaatatagtAATCCGTCAAGagtctcttgagttatgctgactagagtattccggaaacacagacagacagacacatagccacacccaaaactatatctccatttttcatggagatattaaATTCAAATGTGAAATACAAGAGACGTTAGACAAAACCAATGTCATCATCACACTTTCTCACTACTTTGATACGAGTTTCAGTCGGAATTTTTCTGACCCTTTGCAGGTAACTGAAGCAGTGAAAGCTGCCATCGACGCCGGCTACAGGCACATCGACTGCGCCTTTAATTACGGAAATGAGAACGAAGTCGGTGCGGGGCTGAAGGCCAAGTTCGATGAAGGTGTCGTCAAGAGAGAAGACATGTTCATCACCAGGTGAGCATGTCGTctgtgtaaccaaggaggttcttcacttgaaagttcatctgtgttggtagaagtcattctgaatggagtttaaactgtaaaaagCCAACACAatgaattggacttacccaaattttcgactgaacagctacagtctttttcaaggattgctcactccttgaaaaagactgtagctgttcagtcgaaaatttgggtaagtccaatttattgtgttggctttatacagtttaaactccattcacaAGGAGGTTCTGTTTGAATAGGACCTTATCTGTGTAATGCTACGTTCCCAATTACACCGGTGCGtatcgggggtgtagtcccggcctgGCCcagaagccacaaatttgtcacgGTGGACTAGCGGGTAGGGGGGTGGGGGCTACCCCgttgctcgcacgattagctcacggcgtctattcgCTACCGGGTCCAGCATTGATTTTAAGGCCGGAATAAAAtaattcggggtcccggccgggcccggcAGCCGCAGTGTGTCCCagggggccacgtaggggtcacgcccgaaagtgcaaaaacagctcgtgaactacccggcggggcccctttttccaattgggaccaaagcataacaCAAACTCTCGCTGTTTGGCGGAAGCTGTCCTATTCTACAGAGTTTACTGTAAAAGTACACCATTTTAGCTTTTGGATTGGAAATACGCATTTGCAGTAGTGGCCCTTCAAGATATGAATTTGGCTCCCCaaacgaagtcaggtacccattttaccactgggtggggtgaggaaagtcgtgtataGCCCCTTTTCCAAGAgaacaacatcggtggcatgtcaaggGATTCGTACCCAGGCCTCTGAGTCAAACACCCTAAcggttacgccaacacgacgtcACCAACTTCCATTCTGTACACTTCAGTAAACTCTGGAACAACTTCCACCATCCTGATGATGTGGAGGAGGCCGTGAAGAAGAGCCTAACAAGCCTGGGGTTAGACTACCTGGACCTCTACCTCATCCACTTCCCGATGGCCTACAAGAGAGGTCCGGAGATGAACCCCAAAGACGCGGAAGGGAACGTCATCGGAGAAGATATTCCTTTTACGGACACATGGAaggtgtgtgttgttttgtgggATTGAAACAGCGCTTGAAATTTTCAACCCCCTAGCCTGcaatatgttttcttttctttgcgaaaaaattataattggttattgttattgggtaggccgaatactctctctacGCAGCCAGGgactgaattgcgaggagcgcacatttggcggggctagatcgcaagggtctgtagcgactgccattcggcgtgcaggtgacctcaatacgacaattgccccatgtgcggccataggactgtaggttttgaaccactcacaccgggaaggacccctactcttttcgataagtgcggtgggttctttaacgtgctcgaggtgtggctctcctcaaatacgggaAATGGCGTCGTCATCTTTAATCCTGGGTATACTACTTTTGCCCTTGTACTTGAAGACATTAATATATATTCTTATCTGACCGAGTATTGGGTATTTTAATAGTAGTCAGTACGTCTACCAGTTTAGTGGTCATTTCATACATCCCTTGTGTTATTTGGCTCCACTTCAGGCGCTGGAAGCCTGTGTTGAGTCCGGGCTGCTGAGGAACATCGGCCTGTCCAACTTCAACAGTAAACAGATCCAGGCTGTGATCGACGTCGCCAAGGTCAAACCTGCTGTTCTACAGGTGAGGTTTAAACTAAATCTGAGAAATGTCAGGAACAGGAACAGGTACAGGTATATGTGCAGGTACAGGAGTTATGTACAGAGCAGCAAACAGATCCAGGCTGTGTTCGACGTCGCCAAGATCAAACCTGCTGTTCTACAGGTGTGTAAACTAAAACTCAGAAatgtcaggtacaggtacagggaaAGCtgcagatacaggtacaggagTTATGTATAGAAAGATAAACAGATCCAGGCTGTGATCGACGTCGCCTAGATCAAGTGCTGTCCTACAGGTGTGTTAactagggctgtgtacctgtacAAATGTCAGGTACAAgttaaggtacaggtactgTGGACAGGTACAGGTGCGGTGGTTAGAAATGTGGTACAAGTGAATAGTTCGTAACGCCTTTCTGTAGAGAAAGAATTAAGTTTGGAGATAGAAATATGAACAACTTACAAGTTCACGCACTGGCTGAGGAAAATCTGATTCTTATCATATATGAGTGACAACGCAACGCAGCAGCATAGCATGTTAAAACGTGGACTGTCAGTCACTTACAACGATTTGAAGTTCACCATTCTCCTTCTTGTGTCCCATTATTAGAGGCCAAAGTGATAAGTTACTGTGAAGCATTTTTAAAGGCCTATAACAATAATAAATAATTGCTGGTCATTGAAAGACTGTTACAACGTACCACAACACACAGTCAGTGTAAATTTCAAAGTCATACGATGTCGGGACGTCTGATTGTAAGTCTAATTCACAGCATGTAAACAATTACAAAGCCATGTAAGATTTACTGTTACTTTGTCTGACGGTTCCAGGTGGAGTGCCACCCGTACCTGAACCAGAAGCAGCTGCTACAGTTTGCCAAAGAGAAGGGTTTAGTGTTCACAGCCTACAGCCCGCTGAGCTCCCCTGACAGGCCCTGGGCCAAGCCTGGAGACCCCTCCATCATGGAGGACCCCAAACTCAAGCCGATTGCAGACAAATATGGCAAGTCTGTGGCTCAGGTAAGGAGGACTTCGTTTGTATACATGACGGTGAAAAGCATTACAGGGCCTGAAATATGAACCAAATGCATAGGTAGGTTAGCTAGGGTAAAATTGTAGCTGtctctgatgtctacctgcacgtGTTTTGGGAAAAGCATTGGGTATGTAAGTTGATTTGAATTTGCTTTGTGGCGCTCTAACCATTATTCTATTCTGATCATTATCTATTACCACCTGTGGAATGCCAAGTAAAGAATTGAAATGCTTTCTAAGGTTTCTCAGTTTGATCCATACTTTCTCAAATCTCAAAAAAACAAATGTctggtacatgtaacacagaaaaAAGTGCTCAgagaagctaggtacttatctTTACCTCAAACTCAAGCCTATAACAGACAAATAAGGCAAGTATGTGGTTCAGGTAAGGAGGTCTTCTGTTACAAATGATTCAGCCTAATTCTTCATTGATCAGTTTCTGGCAGATTCTTctttggttggggagataaaagCCAGTGGGCgtagagggatgggctccgccttccaataccgtgcaaaagacacagtggataacaacccactgcccatacGGCTTCAAAAATTCTATGGGGCTACCTGTTACCTCTTTTCTATCCTGCCAGACTGCGTTTGAAATCTTCTTCCCTTTCTCGCAGGTTCTCCTCCGGTGGGGCGTCCAGCGCGACACGATCGTCATCCCGAAGAGCGTCACGCCGGCGAGGATCCAGCAGAACATCCGGGTGTTCGACTTCGCGCTGACGTCACAGGAGATGGAGACCATCGACGGCTTCAACGTCCCGTACCGCGCGTGTGACGTCAGTTGGCTCGACTTCATGCCCGACTATCCTTTCCACGAGCCTTTTTAAACCGTCAAATgacggttactcaagcaactggatttgaatttggaaacagtcagacgcttcaggtagcatccgctacttttcgtcagtgacaataacgaaaggtagtggatgctacctaaaGTGTCTGACCGTTACCAAATtcaaatccagttgcttgagtaactggcGCATCTTATTGCCTGGATCTATCCTTCATCTACGAATGACCTCAATGAAGACCTTCagctgaaagttcatctgtgttggtagaagccaTTCTGTCTTAAACTACAATACCCAacttttcgactgatcaactctgtaaagactggagttgatccgtcgatgaagattagacatccaggtaataagatacaccaaaaaagcaattactcaaacaactggatatgattttggaaacggtcagacgtttcaagtagcatccactacttttcgtcagtgactgtgagcaagatcagttgaacaacaggtttataaccacgaactatgaattgatatgcaaataaggagaagacaaatttttagatagtccaatagaaagcaaattagacaactcaagacaaggttgaagtaaaaggggacaatagctcctattgttttaatataggagctaaagctggtttgcccccaaggctatgtcccaagtgccagacagttccacccttagccctcctttcctggagttgatcagtcggaAATTTCGGCAAGTCCAAATACTTGTGttaaagtttaactttgatagtAGAATGAAGACCTCCGTTGTACATTTCTGCACAACTGCGCAAGTACAGATTAAAGgcatgtttacaaacatacacatgtgtTGTTTTGTAGCTTCTTTTCCCTTCTTGGTAATGTGAAAATGTAGGATAATAATCCGTGTAAGAGAGAACTGTACTAGgaatgtttgatccactcacaccttcCTTGGGAGACCAGACCCGAACTGAACCAGCCCACATGTTCGACAGGTGGATAGTGAGGGGGTGCTGGATAGTGTGTATGGGGTGGCAACAGGATAGTGGGGCCGGTAAAGTTCGGTCGCATGTGCCGGGTGGGTGATCGCACCAAATCAAGGGGTCTGGTTTCCCAGTGTTCTGTCTTTTGCAGCTTATTGCCTACTATACAAATACGAGGTTAAGCGGTTAAGTGATTATTTGAACAAACCAAGGATGCACCCAATAATGGATGTTCTTGCGGAAGGTTCTTCAACGCGCTCGAGgagtggctctcctcaaacactagTACTGAACCTCAGGCTTTATGTCTCATCCGGAAATACTAGCCTGACATGTGCTACAAGTTCGCTACAGACGAGAAGACCTACTCCGATGCCAAGTCCTCCTGTCGGGCTACCGGCGGGCACCTGGCTATGCCTAAGGACCAGGCAACAAACGACTTCCTGGTTAAACAGATCAAGGACAGTTTTCCCAGTAAATATATATTCCCTTGGATCGGTCTGACAGCCCAGGTTCAGGAGGGAACCTGGGTGTGGGACGACGGGACAGCACTCGG
Proteins encoded in this region:
- the LOC136443421 gene encoding angiopoietin-related protein 7-like; this translates as MAKVLLLAVFLLSGSFPARAQDSSTVSSTTSTAALERQVAENKEETGRLKNQVDRPSSMMETLLSRVDILSAELSEEKVRSAQLEQNLTQELQELESRLQTQISRTESTIETPAATTAPPADCSAFKASGQTTSGVYTLGSVVQAYCDMDTAGGGWTVIQRRQDGSVPFNRTWEEYKQGFGNKDGEYWLGNENIHLLTNKRNYWLRLDIQDWDDRKAFAEYSTFRVSGESDGYRLYISGFSGNAGDSLDNNGGRFSTLDRDNDVSSVHCSQQYGQGGWWFRSCGNSYLNGPYLGNCGNSCPLSRGVMWYGWRGASYSLKSVSMKIREETDRIKVDRLSSMVGTLQSKQSDLTSRVDSLAGRLQSVLPADNSAFKALQSKQSDLTSMVGALQSDQSDLTSRVDSLADRLKSAFRADCSAFKASGQTTSGVYTLGSPLFGVQAYCHMDTAGGGWTVIQRRQDGSVPFNRTWEEYKHGFGDINGEYWLGNENIHLLTSQKNFTLRIDFQDWEGKRAFAEYSTFRVSGESDQYRVHVAGYSGNTRDSMANNNGQRFSTMDRDNDAHSVHCSQRYGQGGWWFESCSHSNLNGRYLGNCGSSCPSAQGVMWFDWGGWSYSLKSVSMKIRPS
- the LOC136443393 gene encoding aldo-keto reductase family 1 member B1-like — translated: MAVPSVQLPSGVKMPVLGLGTWKSKPGEVTEAVKAAIDAGYRHIDCAFNYGNENEVGAGLKAKFDEGVVKREDMFITSKLWNNFHHPDDVEEAVKKSLTSLGLDYLDLYLIHFPMAYKRGPEMNPKDAEGNVIGEDIPFTDTWKALEACVESGLLRNIGLSNFNSKQIQAVIDVAKVKPAVLQVECHPYLNQKQLLQFAKEKGLVFTAYSPLSSPDRPWAKPGDPSIMEDPKLKPIADKYGKSVAQVLLRWGVQRDTIVIPKSVTPARIQQNIRVFDFALTSQEMETIDGFNVPYRACDVSWLDFMPDYPFHEPF
- the LOC136443794 gene encoding CD209 antigen-like; this encodes MCYKFATDEKTYSDAKSSCRATGGHLAMPKDQATNDFLVKQIKDSFPSKYIFPWIGLTAQVQEGTWVWDDGTALGTGQWNNWDPGYPRHLDPHSTQTRCAAWLPNYSYKWIDHFACTYAFYYICEVKANAAP